A stretch of the Lactuca sativa cultivar Salinas chromosome 9, Lsat_Salinas_v11, whole genome shotgun sequence genome encodes the following:
- the LOC111876086 gene encoding uncharacterized protein LOC111876086, with product MHYFRGHDETEKSNNKGLFIEVLSLIREDNEKIFKVTLENSPKNEKLTSPTIQKDILMSLVMFLEKQMAIVLRYVDKLGIVKERFIGVVHVLDTSSLSLKAAIDTVRGQGYDGASNMSGAFNGLKSLILNENSFAHYIHCFAHQLQLVVVTVAKKHDDVDEFFEQLGRGLNQEISLIRAGDTRWDSHFITIVSLLNLFAEVVAVLKYVKDERSTLSNRNQAKSILSYFKTLDFVFLTLDVGKSMPYRYFVKASSKKRSRYFGSGFVSKRDKESIHNIRIVDMSEYYVTPRKRRTNKTNQHHFEVVIFNTVLDMQIQEFGDRFSEVGTDLIENMAALSPCDSFSSFDKAKLLKLSEIYKNDFNDSERAQLNGQLDIYYHSLLDDEKFFNLKGIADLSRLLVEIGKHLSFPLVYRLLKLTLVLPVATATVERCFSAMKF from the exons atgcaTTACTTTCGTGGACATGATGAGACGGAAAAGTCTAATAATAAAGGACTTTTTATTGAAGTCTTATCTTTGATTAGAGAAGATAATGAGAAGATTTTTAAAGTTACTTTAGAAAATTCTCCAAAAAATGAAAAGTTGACTTCTCCGACGATTCAAAAAGATATT TTGATGAGTCTAGTGATGTTTCTAGAAAAACAAATGGCTATAGTTTTGAGATATGTTGATAAACTTGGGATTGTAAAGGAAAGATTTATCGGTGTTGTTCACGTGTTGGATACATCCTCTTTGTCTCTTAAAGCCGCCATTGATACC gTTAGGGGGCAAGGTTATGATGGAGCAAGTAATATGAGTGGTGCATTCAACGGTTTGAAATctttgattttaaatgaaaatagtTTTGCACATTATATACATTGTTTTGCACACCAACTTCAATTAGTGGTTGTGACGGTTGCAAAGAAACATGATGATGTTGATGAATTCTTTGAACAATTAG GAAGAGGGTTGAATCAAGAGATTTCTCTTATTCGAGCTGGAGATACTAGATGGGATTCACATTTTATAACAATTGTAAGTTTGTTGAATTTGTTTGCAGAAGTTGTTGCAGTCCTTAAATATGTCAAAGATGAGAGGTCCACTTTATCTAACCGTAATCAAGCAAAGAGTATTTTGTCATATTTCAAAACACTTGATTTCGTATTTCTTACACTTGATGTTGGAAAATCTATGCCTTACCGATACTTTgtcaaagcatcttcaaaaaaaAGATCAAGATATTTTGGAAGCGGCTTCGTTAGTAAAAGGGACAAAGAAAGCATT CATAATATTAGAATTGTGGACATGTCAGAATATTATGTTACCCCACGAAAGCGTAGGACCAATAAGACTAATCAACATCATTTTGAAGTTGTGATTTTTAACACGGTTTTAGATATGCAAATTCAAGAATTTGGGGATAGATTTAGTGAAGTTGGCACGGATTTGATAGAGAACATGGCGGCTTTGAGCCCTTGTGACTCATTTTCTAGTTTTGATAAAGCAAAATTGTTAAAGTTAAGCGAAATATACAAAAACGATTTTAACGATTCAGAAAGAGCGCAGCTTAATGGGCAACTTGATATCTATTATCACTCTTTGCTCGATGATGAGAAATTTTTCAATTTGAAGGGAATTGCAGACCTCTCTCGTTTGTTGGTGGAAATTGGGAAACACCTCTCTTTTCCATTGGTTTATAGATTATTAAAACTAACTTTGGTTTTGCCCGTTGCAACTGCAACCGTTGAACGGTGTTTTTCTGCAATGAAGTTTTGA
- the LOC111876106 gene encoding 2,3-bisphosphoglycerate-independent phosphoglycerate mutase has protein sequence MGSTGFSWKLADHPKLPKGKLVAMIVLDGWGEASPDKFNCIHVAETPTMDSLKNGAPDKWRLVRAHGTAVGLPTEDDMGNSEVGHNALGAGRIYAQGAKLVDAALESGKIYEDEGFNYIKESFANNTLHLIGLMSDGGVHSRLDQVQLLLKGASERGAKKIRLHVLTDGRDVLDGSSIGFAETLEKELSDLRKKGIDAQVASGGGRMYVTMDRYENDWEVVKRGWDAQVLGEAPHKFKNVVEAVKTLRQVPGSNDQYLPPFVIVDESGSPVGPIVDGDAVVTFNFRADRMTMLAQALEYEKFDKFDRVRVPKIRYAGMLQYDGELKLPNYYLVSPPLIDRTSGEYLVHNGVRTFACSETVKFGHVTFFWNGNRSGYFNAELEEYVEIPSDSGITFNVQPKMKALEIGEKARDAILSGRFDQVRVNIPNGDMVGHTGDVEATVVACKAADEAVKMILDAVEQVGGIFVVTADHGNAEDMVKRNKKGEPALDKEGNVQILTSHTLQPVPIAIGGPGLAEGVKFRKDVPSGGLANVAATVMNLHGFVAPDDYETTLIEVVD, from the exons ATGGGGAGCACTGGATTTTCATGGAAATTGGCCGATCACCCGAAGCTACCAAAGGGGAAGCTGGTAGCCATGATTGTTTTGGATGGATGGGGTGAAGCTTCTCCCGATAAGTTCAACTGCATCCATGTAGCAGAAACCCCAACCATGGATTCTCTAAAAAAC GGTGCCCCTGATAAATGGAGATTGGTGAGGGCTCATGGTACTGCTGTAGGACTTCCCACTGAAGATGACATGGGAAACAGTGAAGTCGGACATAATGCTCTTGGTGCTGGAAGAATCTATGCCCAAGG TGCAAAACTCGTGGATGCAGCTCTTGAATCTGGAAAAATTTATGAAGATGAAGGTTTCAACTACATCAAGGAATCTTTTGCAAACAACACCTTGCATCTTATTGGACTAATGAGTGATGGGGGTGTGCATTCACGCCTTGATCAAGTACAG TTGTTGCTCAAAGGAGCCAGTGAACGTGGTGCCAAGAAGATTCGTCTCCATGTGCTCACTGATGGGCGTGATGTTCTTGATGGATCAAGTATCGGTTTTGCTGAAACACTAGAAAAAGAACTTTCAGACTTACGCAAAAAAGGCATTGATGCACAAGTTGCTTCTGGTGGGGGCCGCATGTATGTCACCATGGATCGTTATGAG aatgattgggaaGTTGTGAAAAGGGGATGGGATGCACAGGTTCTTGGTGAAGCTCCACACAAGTTTAAGAATGTAGTTGAAGCTGTAAAGACACTAAGACAAGTTCCTGGTTCTAATGACCAATACTTACCTCCATTTGTGATTGTTGATGAAAGTGGAAGCCCTGTGGGCCCCATTGTTGACGGGGATGCTGTTGTCACCTTCAACTTCCGTGCAGATCGTATGACCATGCTTGCACAAGCTCTTGAATATGAAAAGTTTGATAAATTTGACAGAGTGCGGGTCCCGAAAATCAGATATGCAGGTATGCTTCAGTATGATGGAGAATTGAAGCTTCCAAATTACTACCTTGTATCTCCTCCATTGATCGATAGGACATCTGGCGAATACTTGGTTCATAATGGGGTCCGCACTTTCGCTTGCAg TGAGACAGTGAAATTTGGACATGTGACATTTTTCTGGAATGGAAACCGGTCTGGATATTTCAATGCTGAGCTGGAGGAATATGTTGAGATTCCAAGTGATAGTGGAATTACTTTTAATGTTCAACCAAAGATGAAAGCTTTGGAGATTGGTGAAAAGGCACGTGATGCTATCCTTAGTGGAAGATTCGATCAG GTGCGTGTGAACATACCAAATGGTGACATGGTTGGGCATACTGGTGATGTTGAGGCTACTGTTGTAGCATGTAAGGCTGCTGATGAAGCTGTTAAG ATGATATTGGATGCAGTAGAGCAAGTAGGTGGAATATTTGTGGTGACTGCTGATCATGGTAATGCTGAGGACATGGTGAAGAGAAACAAAAAGGGAGAGCCTGCTCTTGATAAAGAAGGAAATGTTCAAATTTTAACCTCTCACACTCTTCAGCCT GTGCCAATTGCGATTGGAGGACCTGGGTTAGCAGAGGGGGTGAAGTTCAGGAAGGACGTGCCGAGTGGAGGATTAGCGAATGTTGCAGCAACAGTGATGAATCTTCATGGGTTTGTGGCTCCTGATGATTATGAGACAACTCTTATTGAAGTTGTTGATTGA
- the LOC111876108 gene encoding uncharacterized protein LOC111876108, protein MMASSSGSGGSRPPPHCGGRRRVVATKKRDWTNWLSVNNSVKKIQRREISSKRQRSVSISNSVHRFRNIRLTEQYSTHDPKESSSFALPFLTKRAKVVEIVAGRGIIFALTSSGVCAAFRRDTKKRICFLNIFPDEVIRSLFYNKNNDSLITVSVYASDSFSSLKCRSTRIEYIERGKPDSGFPLFESESLKWPGFVEFDDVNGKVLTYSAEDSIYKVFDLKNYTLLYSVADKNVEEIKISPGIMLLIYSRAASHVPLKILSIEDGSVLKDFNHLLHRNKKVEFIEQFNEKLLVKQENENLQILDVRNADVKEVGRTEFMTPSAFIFLYENQLFLTFRNRSVSVWNFKGELVTSFEDHVLWHPDCNTNNIYITSDQDLIISFCKPTDSDDQSTIYGDGKVGSINISNIWTGKCVAKINWRNACLNEEDEDERRKVAGALEEVTALYYDEEHNAIYTGNAHGLVHVWSN, encoded by the exons ATGATGGCGAGCAGCAGCGGTAGTGGTGGTAGTAGGCCGCCGCCACACTGCGGTGGTCGGAGGAGAGTGGTTGCTACGAAGAAGCGTGACTGGACCAACTGGCTCTCCGTCAACAACAGCGTCAAGAAGATTCAAAGACGTGAGATTTCTTCCAAACGCCAACGTTCCGTTTCCATCAGCAATTCCGTCCACCGGTTTAGGAACATCCGCTTGACG GAACAATATAGTACCCATGATCCCAAGGAAAGTTCATCATTTGCATTACCATTCTTGACAAAAAGGGCAAAAGTTGTTGAAATAGTGGCAGGACGTGGTATCATATTCGCTCTTACAAGTTCTGGTGTTTGTGCAGCTTTTAGAAGAG ATACAAAAAAGAGGATATGTTTCTTGAATATCTTCCCAGATGAAGTCATCCGCAGCTTGTTTTACAATAAAAATAACGACTCATTAATTACTGTGTCTGTATATGCTTCAGACAGTTTCAGTTCACTCAAATGCAGATCAACAAGAATAGA ATACATAGAAAGAGGCAAACCAGATTCTGGTTTTCCTCTTTTTGAGTCTGAATCCCTCAAGTGGCCTGGCTTTGTGGAATTTGATGATGTCAATGGGAAAGTTCTTACCTATTCAGCTGAAGATAG cATATACAAGGTGTTTGACTTGAAGAATTATACACTGTTGTACTCTGTAGCAGACAAAAATGTAGAAGAAATCAAGATCAG CCCTGGTATCATGTTATTGATTTACAGTAGGGCTGCAAGTCATGTTCCTCTTAAAATACTTTCAATTGAAGATGGAAGTGTTTTAAAAGATTTCAATCATTTACTTCATCGAAACAAAAAGGTGGAATTCATAGAGCAATTCAACGAAAAGCTTCTTGTTAAGCAAGAAAATGAAAATCTCCAGATTCTTGAT GTAAGAAATGCTGATGTGAAAGAAGTTGGAAGAACAGAGTTCATGACACCATCTGcattcatatttctatatgagaATCAACTTTTTTTAACATTTAGAAACCGAAGTGTTTCTGTTTGGAATTTCAAAGGAGAGCTTGTGACATCATTTGAGGATCATGTGTTATGGCATCCAGATTGTAATACTAATAACATCTACATAACTAGTGATCAAGATCTTATAATTTCCTTCTGCAAACCTACTGATTCAGATGATCAATCCACTATTTATGGAGATGGAAAAG TTGGTTCGATTAATATAAGTAATATATGGACTGGAAAATGTGTGGCTAAAATAAACTGGAGGAATGCGTGtttaaatgaagaagatgaagatgaaaggAGGAAAGTTGCAGGGGCACTTGAAGAAGTGACAGCTCTTTACTATGATGAAGAACACAACGCCATTTATACAGGTAATGCTCATGGTTTGGTTCATGTTTGGTCTAACTGA
- the LOC111876105 gene encoding protein LURP-one-related 8, whose protein sequence is MTKVYPKSVVPLPPLFPSDRPRLVTQSSTVLTVWKKSLLFSCDGFTVFDTTGNLVFRVDNYANANKAEIVLMDASGHSLHTIRRKRLTLTDSWLIYDGETTVNPRFSVTKHVNFLNSKSLAHVSFTGSGSGSGSPRINGNKKNVAYEIEGSYTQRSCVVYDDKRRRVAEIKRKEAVAGVAFGGDVFRLVVQPEIDSSVAMALVVLLDQMFGGSSSSRRFAT, encoded by the exons ATGACAAAAGTATACCCTAAATCTGTTGTTCCACTTCCCCCTCTTTTTCCTTCTGATCGGCCGCGATTAGTTACACAATCCTCCACCGTCCTCACCGTGTGGAAGAAATCCCTGCTCTTCAGTTGCGATGGATTCACCGTCTTCGACACCACTGGAAACCTCGTCTTTCGAGTCGACAACTACGCCAACGCTAACAAGGCCGAGATTGTTCTCATGGATGCCTCCGGCCACTCTCTCCACACCATCCGCCGaaag AGGTTAACCCTAACGGACAGTTGGCTGATATACGACGGCGAGACGACGGTAAATCCCCGCTTCTCGGTGACGAAACATGTTAATTTTCTCAACTCCAAGTCCTTGGCGCATGTAAGCTTtacaggatcaggatcgggatcaggatcaCCGAGGATTAATGGCAATAAGAAGAACGTGGCTTACGAGATCGAAGGGTCTTACACACAGAGGAGTTGCGTTGTGTATGACGACAAGCGGCGGCGCGTTGCTGAGATTAAACGGAAGGAAGCGGTGGCAGGGGTTGCGTTTGGCGGAGATGTCTTCCGTTTGGTTGTACAGCCTGAGATTGATTCCAGCGTTGCTATGGCCCTCGTCGTCCTTCTTGATCAAATGTTCGGtggttcttcttcttctagaaGGTTCGCTACATAA